The sequence CCACAAGAACCAGGCCGCCAACCGCAAGTCGGCCATCGCGAAGCAGGTCGCCGCGCTCTGACGCACGGCGCCCACGCCCGAACGGCCCCGCACCCCTCGGTGCGGGGCCGTTCTGCGTCCGGCGCACGCACGTCGCGCGCGCCTCGGCCCCATCGTCTGCTGTGGCGTTGGAGGTCGAATTCGGTCATGGAGGTCGAGTTCTTCCGCACTCCAACACGGAATCCGACCTCCAACGTGCAGTCTGTGGGCGGCGAGGCTCCAGACGCGCTCGGCGGGGCGCCGTCGGCGGGGCACGGTCGGTGGGGCACGGGAGAGCCGTCAGCGGCCGCGTTGGAGGTCGAACTGCGCGTCCGAGGACGGTTCATTCCGCACTCCAATGCGTCATTCGTCCTCCAACGTGAGTGCGCCCGGGGCGCAGGCAGGCGCCGGCTGTGGCGGGCTGTGGCGCCGGCAGGCGCGGGCAGGGACGGCGGCGGGCAGGAGCGAGGAGGGGCACTACCGGGCGGGCGGACGTGGGCCGACGCGACGGTGGTGACGCGACGGTGGTGACGCGACGGTGGTGACGCGACGGTGTGGTAACGCGATGGGGCGGGCGGACCGGCGGAGGCCCGTGAGGTCAGCGGCCCCGGTCGGCGATCAGGACGACCAGGCGTTCGAGGGCGAAGACCGGGTCGCGTTCGGCGCCCTTGACTGCCGCATCGGTCGCCGCGAGCGCCTCGATGACGCGCGCCAGCCCCGCATCCTCCCAGCCGACGAGGTCGCGCCGGGCGCGGTCGACCTGCCACGGCGCGAGCCCGAGGCTCGACGCGAGCTGCGCCGACGACCCCCTCGCGCCGTACACCTTCGCCATGGTGCGGATCTTCACCGCGAACGCGCCGACCATGGGGACCGGATCGGAGCCGGACTCGAGCGCTTGCCGCAGGGCGATGAGCGCCTCGCCCTGCCGGCCGGCGATGGCGGCGTCGGCGACCGCGAACGCGGTGGTCTCGACGCGGCCGCCGTAGTACTTGGCGACGGTGCGTTCGTCGATGTCGCCCGGTGCGTCGGCGAGAAGCTGACGGCACGCCGCCGAGAGCTCGCCGAGGTCGTCGCTGAACGCCGCGACGAGCGCCCGGAGCGCGGCGGGCGCGATGCGTCGGCCGGCCGCCCGGAACTCGGCTGCGGCGAAGTCCTGCTTCTCGGCGTCCTTCTTCAGCTCGGCGCAGACGATCTCGATGGCATCACCACCACCCGCACGGATCGCGTCGAGCAGCTTCTTGCCTCGCATGCCGCCGCGGTGGCGAAGGACCAACGTGGTCGACTCAGCGGTC is a genomic window of Agromyces protaetiae containing:
- the holA gene encoding DNA polymerase III subunit delta, which produces MRPAPVVLVSGPENVLAERAIGMLRDFLRSEDPSLEVSDLEADGYRRGELLTLASPSLFGEPRLIRVSGVEKSSDDFLLDALEYLPATAESTTLVLRHRGGMRGKKLLDAIRAGGGDAIEIVCAELKKDAEKQDFAAAEFRAAGRRIAPAALRALVAAFSDDLGELSAACRQLLADAPGDIDERTVAKYYGGRVETTAFAVADAAIAGRQGEALIALRQALESGSDPVPMVGAFAVKIRTMAKVYGARGSSAQLASSLGLAPWQVDRARRDLVGWEDAGLARVIEALAATDAAVKGAERDPVFALERLVVLIADRGR